The genome window AATTTAGTTAATGCAGCTTCCAATGTCATATCCTGGCCACTGATCACGCCGCATTGACTAAGGGATGTTCCCGTTGCGTAACCTTCCATATTGACATTGCCTTTAATACATTGGCTACAGTTAACAATAATGATCCCTTGCTTATTCGCTTTCGCCAAACAATCTAGTAACGCTTTGTCTTGTGGCGCATTACCAACGCCATAACTCCTAAGAATGAGCGCTTTAACAGGCTGCTGAATTATATTTTCAACGAGTTGGCTATTGATGCCCGGATAAAGATGGACAACACCAATCGGTTGCGGAGTAATAGGGGTAAGCGTTAATGGCGTATTTTCCGGTTCGGTAATGGTGCCATTGATCACTTTAATATTGATACCAGCTTCTAATAACGGTGACATATTAGGAGAATCAAAAGCGTTAAAACCGTCGGCATAGGCTTTAATCGAGCGATTACCACGAAACAGCCGATTATTAAAAAACAGGCCGACTTCACTAATTGGATAGTTAGCGGCAATATAGAGAGAATTTAATAAATTGACCTGCCCATCAGAGCGCAACTGACTAAAGGGAATTTGAGAACCGGTGACGATTACAGGCTTACTAAGGTTTTCAAACATAAAAGATAATGCCGAGCTGGTATAAGCCATGGTATCTGTGCCATGCAAGACGATAAAACCATCATATTCATGGTAGTGCTGCTTAATATCATCGGCGATCCGTTGCCAGTCAATCGGTGTCATATTTGACGAGTCAATTAACGGGCTATATTCATGCAAGGTAAATTCCGGCATTTCTTCGCGGTAAAAGTCTGGCATATTCTGAATTGATTCGGTTAAATGTCCTGGGACTGGGATATAACCATGAACACTGGCTTTCATCCCGATTGTGCCACCAGTATAGGCGATGTAGATGTGTTTTTTCATTAATTGTTGACCAAAAAACTATAACCTCAATTAGATGAGGTTATAGTAGCAAAGTTAGGGGGAGAAACTTAGTTTATTTCGCAGCCGAGGCAATGTGAATAGATACCCTGTGGATCATTTAATTCACTAACACGTTGATATTCTTGTTTCAGTTTGACTAATGCTTGCTCAAAACTGTTCAACTGATGAACTGAATCAGTCGGGAAAAATTTAACCGCTCGACCGAACAGGTTTTGTAAAAACAGGTCTTGTGGTGTAAATTCTTTCTCGATTAATAACGTATCATAATCTGATAAATTTGCCATTGCTGCCGCATCATCTATTGCCCGCTCTAAGCCGGCAAGCTCATCGACTAATCCTAGTTCTTTTGCTTTAATTCCAGACCACACTCTGCCTTGGGCTATAGCATCAACTTGTTGCAAGCTCATGTGTCTGTTTTGCGCAACTAGTTCGATAAAGTCCTGATATCCGCGTTCAATACCAAGCTGTAAAATATCTGCCATTTCTTTGCTTAACGGGCGGGTAAGACCAAAGCCAGCAAAATCTGTAGTGCCGACACCGTCAGTATGGATCCCCAACTGGCTAAGGGAGTTTTCCAGTGTCATAAAAAAGCCAAAGATGCCGATTGAACCTGTGATAGTGGTTGGTGCAGCATAAATTTTATCTGCAGCAGCAGATATCCAGTAACCACCCGATGCAGCGACACTGCCCATTGATGCGATAACCGGCTTACCAGCTTCTTTTAATAACTCAACTTCTTGTCTAATAATATCAGAGGCATAAGCGCTGCCTCCCGGACTATCGACCCTTAAGACAACGGCTTTTACTTGTTTATTTAAACGGGCCTTTCGTAGATATTTGGCAGTGCTGTCGCCACCAATAGTGCCTGGCTTTTGTGTGCCGTCTAGAATCGTTCCTTTCGCCACGATAACCGCAACTTTATCCGTGGCAGGATCGGTAAAAGGAAATGCCGGTTTAATGCTTTTTAAGTAACGTTTAAAGGAAATATGGTTAAAGCTATTATGTTTATCTTTGCCCACTAAATCTATCATTGCACTGCGAATTTGCTCACGCGTTTTCAGTGCATCAACCCAATGATTATTGAGGGCGTATTGAGCAATTTTGCCATCAACTTTCTCTAATTTTTCTAATAAAGCAGTTGAGGTTTCATCAAAATTATCGACGCTAAACTCTCGTTGCTGTGCAACATCTGCTTTGTATTGCTGCCATAAATCATTTAACCAAGCGAGGTTGGCTTCTTTAGCTGCCGGTGACATATCGTCTCGCATATAAGGCTCAACAGCTGATTTATAAGTACCAACCCTAAATATATGCTGACTAACAGATAATTTCTCCAGCGCAGATTTAAAGTACATTTGATAGCGGCCATAACCATCAAGTAGCATCCAGCCGTTAGGGTTAAGCCAGATTTCATCAGCATAAGAGGCGAGGTAATACTGGTCCTGTAAATATTGATCGTCGAAAGCGATAATTTTTTTACCGCTGGTTTTAAATGCCTCCAGATGATCGGCGATGATCCTGAGTTTAGTCAGACCAGCTCGTCTCATATCTTTAAGTTTTAAGACTAATACCTGAATGCGGTTATCATCTTTTGCTGCATCAATCACATCGGTAATATCAGAAAGTAATACTTCTGGGCGCTCATTGGGTTGATCTAATGCTTCATTTAAGAATGCATCCATCGGGGCGATTTCAACTTTTTGCTCGACAATATCTCCAGAGATATTCAGCACCAGCGCAGCGCGGTCTGGTACTATTACTTGTTCTTCTTCACTGAATATCGCTATCAGTAAGACAAAGAGCAAAATGAAAAACACTAGGTTAATAATAATTTTGCGAGACAGATTTAATAATTGGAACAGACTTTTACTTATACGGCGAATTGCACTTGGATGTTCGTTCATAACAAGGCGTAATTGATTGGTGATACTAGTTATTTTACTGAATAGTTTTGCTGAACAGTAGTAGTAGATGTAAATAAATTTGTCTGTGAAATGAATTTGGTCATTTTAGGTTCCTATAATTAATAACCACCACTTTTATACAATTAACTTGATATGACTATTTTTTCTTTTTATTACCGCGCGATGAAACAGCTTAAATGTTTGGATGGCGTAACTGCACTATTGATCCGATTATATTTAGCACCGATATTTATTATGGCAGGTTATAGTAAGCTACAACTATCTGCTGCTGACGTTAGCGGAGTATCTGCTTTATTTGCAAAAGCTGATGTCGTTGCCTGGTTTGGTAATTCACAATGGGGCTTGGGTTTACCATTTCCTGAACTGTTGGCCAATCTTGCCGCCTGGACAGAGTTCTTTGGTGGTTGGTTATTGTTGTTAGGTCTGTTAACACGTTTAGTCAGTATTCCGTTGTTATTTACTATGATGGTAGCTGCAACCACAGTGCATATTGATAATGGCTGGTTTGCTATTACACCAACCAATGCAGAGATCAGTCCGGCTAAAGTTTTTAGCTGGCTAGGCAGTGACCGAGCGGAGCAAAGCTTAGTTAACAGTGAACAAGCTAGCGAACGATTAGCTCGGATGCGAGATATTTTAGAAGAAAATGGCCACACGTCCTGGCTTTATGAAAAGGGCAATATAGTCATTTTAAATAATGGCATTGAATTCGCTGCTACTTATTTTATTTTGCTCTTAGCATTGTTGTTGATTGGCGCTGGGCGATTTACCAGCCTTGACTATTACCTGTATACTTATTATTTAAAACCAAAATTAGAGAATAATAAGTATTTATGAATGCCTTAGAGCTTTTATTAACACGACAGTCTTGTTCATTACTAACGACACCAGCGCCTAGCTCCGATCAGTTAACGACAATATTAACTGCGGGTATGAGGGTACCAGATCATGCGGCGCTTAAACCTTATCATTTTACTGTGGTAGAGAATGAAGGTCTAAAGAAACTCAGTGATATTTTTGTTCAGGCGATAGCTGATGAAGTCAGTGATAACACTAAATTAGAAAAAACAGCGAATATGCCATTTCGCGCACCGTTGATTATTGTTGTTTCTACTTGTTATCAAGAGCACGAAAAAGTACCAGCTCATGAACAATTGATCACCGCAGGCTGCGCTGTGCAAGCGATGCAAATGGCAGCGTTTGCCTTAGGTTATGGTGCAATTTGGCGCACTGGTGAGTTAAGTCTAAATGCTAAGGTCAAGCAGGGGCTTAATATTAAGGTAGATGACGATATTACCGGCTTTTTATATTTAGGTACGCCATCGAAGCAGTTACCGACAAAGGAAACTAAGTTTTTTCAAGAGAAAGTAAGTTATTTTTAGCTGTTTAATTAGTTAACTTCTTATGAATAGAGCGTCTCTTATAAAATTCATGTCGATGGCTTTAGAAGAATCTAAAAAAGCACTGCACTCCTTGCCACCGTGCTTTGCCTTTCATTCTTACACATGATCTGTGTGCCACTGTGCTTTGCCATTATCCTTGATGGCAATAGCTAGGATTGAATGTTTCATCCAGACATTTTGCTAAAAGCAGCCCTATGCTTACTACATATCAAAGTCGTTTGCGGTGGTGGGCGGCAAGGGGATTTCAAAGGGGAAACAGCCGTATTTTCCCCTTTGGGGGCAGCCGGCACCCCGGCAATATAACCAGATAAAAGAAACAACATTAAAAATGTGTTTCTTTTTAATGTTGCTAACTATGTCCATTATAAAAAATTTAAACGTACTTTACCTGGCGATATAGCCTGCTTTAATTCCCGACTCCAGATCGAATTGATCGCCAACCGAGCCAACAACAAAATTCGTACGGTCACCGTTTAGTTTTGCCCGCAAGCTATAAAGTGCATTAAGGCCAGTGCAATGAGCACCGATCATTTGAGTAAGGCCAAAATGGTTTAATTTATCTGCAGTCCATTGCAACTGTGTTTCATTAGCATTGAGTAAATGAAAGCCGCCGATCGCAGCATCAATTTTTCCCGGATGAATATGATTGACGATATGAGCCATGGTATTAACGATACCTGCATGACCACAGCCTGCAATCAAAACAAATCCTTGTTCGGTATAAATCGCTAAGGATAAGTCTTCTTGAATAATATCTTCAATATCACCCTTGGCTGACGATACTTTACCCTTGCCATTCCAGTTTTTTTCATTTGTTTTACGTGCGACATTACCGGTTAACCACACGCCAGGGATAATCTCTGTCGCATTTTCATAGATAAAAAATTTAACATTGTCTGCTTCTAATGAATGTTTCATTTTCAGCATGTTATTTTCTCGCCCAACTCTTTGAGCGAAAATACCTTTGCCAACGTGAACTTTAGTAAGCGCTTTGGGGTTTTGTTTTTTCAATGCATTACGCAGAGTTAACAAGCCGCCAGTATGATCGCCATGATTATGACTGAGAATAACGTCCTCAACATCAGATAAGTCAATGCCTAAGTCTTTGGCATTTTTTAGTACTGTATTCGGGCGGTTGCCGGTATCAAATAATATTTTCTTACCATCAACTTCGATTAACGCTGAGTAACCCCATTCACCAATGCCCTGATTTGCCAGCATGGTGGAGAGGGTGGTGACCTTAAGGCTTGTGACTTTATTATGTTTAATATTGGCTAAAGCAATATTGGACAACATTAATATTAAGCTACCGATGATTAATGAAATTTTTGTAGTTATTTTCATAAAAAGTCTCTGAAATAATTCCGTATTAAAGGTTAAGCATTAAACAGCACTCTGTTTTGATACGCAATTAAATAATATGGCTCAATCCATTTAGCATGGAGACTAGTGTTGAGCTTTTAATAGACGAACGCTGCGTCTTGCTTATTTTCCTAGCAATCGCTATCGGGTACATAGATATCAAACTCTTAGAGGTGCAGATAAAGAAAAACCCTCAAAAAGTGAGGGTTTTGTAATAATATCAATTAACGATTAACTTCAGATCACTTAGTAAGCTGCGTTATTCGGTGTACGTGGGAATGGAATGACATCTCTTACGTTTTGCATACCCGTTGCATAAGCAACTAAACGTTCAAAACCTAAACCAAAACCAGAGTGAGGTACTGTGCCGTAGCGGCGTAAATCACGATACCAGCCATAATCGACCGGATCTAAATTCATTTCTGCTAAACGTTTATCTAACACATCTAATCGTTCTTCACGTTGACTACCGCCAATAATTTCACCTATGCCCGGGGCTAATACATCCATCGCAGCAACAGTTTTACCATCATCATTTAAACGCATGTAGAAAGATTTGATGTCTTTCGGATAGTTTTGCAGTACTACCGGCCCGCCAACATGTTCTTCCGCCAGATAACGCTCATGTTCAGAATTTAAATCAACACCCCAGGCTACTGGATTTTCAAAGTTTTTACCGCAGTTTTCTAAAATAGTAATAGCATCGGTATAATCCATACGAACGAAGTCACTATTGATCACTGAATTTAAGCGGTCAATCACTGTTTTGTCGACTCGTTGTTGGAAAAATGCCATATCGTCAGCACGTTCTTCTAATACGGCTTTAAAGACGTATTTCAGCATTTCTTCTGCTAAATCGGCAGCATCGGCTAAGTCAGCAAAGGCAATTTCTGGCTCTATCATCCAAAACTCTGCTAAGTGGCGACTGGTATTAGAGTTTTCTGCCCTAAACGTTGGACCAAATGTATAAACTTTTGATAACGCACAACAGTATGTTTCAACGTTTAACTGCCCAGAAACGGTTAAGAAAGTTTCTTTACCAAAGAAATCTTCACTGTAATCGATGTCACCTTTATCGGTGCGCGGTAAGTTTTCCATATCTAGGGTACTGACTCTGAACATCTCGCCAGCACCTTCACAGTCACTGCCAGTGATCAAAGGTGTGCTGATCCAAAAGTAGCCTTTTTGATGTAAAAAGCGGTGAACAGCTTGCGCTAAAGTGTTTCTGACACGAGTGACTGCGCCACCAATATTGGTGCGAGGACGTAAATGTGCATGCTCTCGTAAAAACTCGATTGAGTGACGTTTTGCCGCCATCGGATAAGTGTCAGGGTCTTCAACTAAACCTAGTACTTCGACTTTAGTTGCCTGAATTTCAAACGATTGTCCTTGCCCCGGAGATTCAACTAAGTTACCGGTGACTTTAACGCCAGCGCCTGTGGTCAGTTTTAATACATCAGATTGATAATTGTCTAAATCATTGGGTGCAATGGCTTGGATAGCATCAAAACATGAGCCATCATGAATTGCTAGAAATGAAATACCGGCTTTTGAATCGCGACGAGTACGGATCCAACCATGTACGGTGATTTCTTCATCCACAGGGTATTTACCTGCTAAGACATCAGTAATTGCTATAACTGACATTTATCAACCTCTTTACTATAAAATTTGTTCTCGATTAAGGGGAGGATATGTTACCGTGATCACTAGGTTTCACAAGTAAAACTTGAATGATCTGCGCTAATTTTTTAACAAAAATGTAAATTTTTGCTTAAAAGGAGATTAAGATGCATATTCCTCAGCATGAGAGACGAAAATCTGAAGACTTTTGGCATAAAGCGCTTAAGGTATTAGCACTCGTTGCCTGGGGAATATTTATTGTTGCATTAATACTGTCATATTATGCGGCACCAGACAGTGATTTTGGTGTCTTACGTTACCATCAAATGACCATTCGTAAGTTTTGGCTGACGCCTATGACAGGGTATTTATATATATTGTTGTGGTGCAGCGCCTTTATTAGTTATTTGTCACTGATCATTAATAAATATCGAAGCCGACGAAAAAGCGATAACAAGTATTTTAATTTCTGGTTACTGTTTTTAATTTCTACTGCCTGGGTGGTCTATCTTGCTATCCAGCTAATGTCGGCGTCATAATGCTATATATTACGTTATCGTCATTTTATAGGAAGCATTCAACTTCATTTACCACGGTACTAATGGCTTGTGTTAGTTTACTTAATTGATCAGGCTTTATTATTAATGGCGGCATAATATAAATTAATTTACCAAAGGGCCTGATCCATACTCCTAATTCGACAAAGCGTTTTTGAATTGCAGCAACATTAACTGCAGCGTTAGTTTCTACTACCCCAATACTACCTAAAACTCTGGCATCATTAACTTGAGGATGCGCTTTGAGTGGCAATAATTCGGCGACTAATTGTAGTTCTATTTCTTTTACTCGTGTTTGCCAATCTTGCTCAAGTAATAAATTAATACTGGCATTAGCGACTGCACAGGCGAGAGGGTTACCCATATAAGTAGGGCCATGCATAAAACAACTGGCTTCACCATCACTAATGGTTTTTGCGATGTGTTCAGTGCAAAGGGTTGCTGCAAGTGACAAATAGCCACCCGTTAAGGTTTTACCTAAACACATAATATCTGGACTAATCTCAGACCATTCGCAGGCGAATAGTTTGCCGGTGCGTCCAAGGCCGGTCGCAATTTCATCTGCAATAAATAGCACTTGGTATTTATCGCAGAGGTGACGTACCTGTTTTAAATATTCTGGGTGGTAGAAATGCATACCACCAGTGCCTTGCACGATAGGTTCAATGATAAATGCGGCGAGTTGATGATGATGTTGTTCAAATAGCTGCGCTAATTGCTCAGTTTCATGTGCTTGCCATGGTTGATCTATAGTAATCCTCGGCGCGGGTGCAAATACGCTTTTCATTAATACATTATCAAATATTTGATGCATACCCGTTACTGGATCACATACCGACATCGCAGCAAAGGTATCACCATGATAACCATTACGCACAGTGAGCAGCTTATGTTTTTCTGAGCGCTGCTGACTTTGCCAATATTGCAATGCCATTTTTATCGCAACTTCTACTGCGACCGAGCCACTGTCAGAGAAAAATATCCGATCTAAGCCTTTAGGGGTAATGTTAATTAAGGTTTCAGCTAAGGCTATTGCCGGTTGATGTGTTAAACCACCAAACATTACATGTGAAAATTGTTGTGCCTGAGCCGTTAACGCTTGGTTTAATACCGGATGATTATAGCCGTGAAGTACTGACCACCATGATGACATGCCATCGATTAAAGTCTCACCTGTCGCTAAGTTGATGTTAACCCCATGGGCTGACTCTACGAGATAAGAAGGGAGCGGATCACTCATAGAAGTATAAGGATGCCAGATATGTTCGCGGTCAAACGCTAAACTGTCAGTATGATTTTTATTCATTTGTAAACTTAAGTGTTGGTAATTTGTTGACAAGATAGGATTTGTGCATAGACTACCGATTAAAATAGCCAGATGCAATTGCCTGTCGGTAATTCAATTCTTTAATAGGTAGTATTAAGATGCCCCAATTAGCTCAATCTTCAGCGCACAATAATGATAATGTTCGTCATAACTGGACATTAGATGAGGTTAATGCCTTATTTGCATTACCCTTTAACGATCTGATGTTTCAGGCGCAAACTATACATCGTCAACATTTTAATGCCAATGAAGTACAAGTCAGCACTTTATTATCGATTAAGACAGGGGCATGTCCGGAAGATTGTAAATATTGCTCACAAAGTGCTCGTTATAAAACTGATATTGAAAAAGAGCGCTTAATGGAAGTGGAAAAAGTACTGGAAGCGGCAAAGCGCGCGAAAGAACAGGGTTCAACCCGCTTTTGTATGGGAGCTGCCTGGCGTAACCCGA of Thalassotalea insulae contains these proteins:
- the ansA gene encoding asparaginase, which gives rise to MKKHIYIAYTGGTIGMKASVHGYIPVPGHLTESIQNMPDFYREEMPEFTLHEYSPLIDSSNMTPIDWQRIADDIKQHYHEYDGFIVLHGTDTMAYTSSALSFMFENLSKPVIVTGSQIPFSQLRSDGQVNLLNSLYIAANYPISEVGLFFNNRLFRGNRSIKAYADGFNAFDSPNMSPLLEAGINIKVINGTITEPENTPLTLTPITPQPIGVVHLYPGINSQLVENIIQQPVKALILRSYGVGNAPQDKALLDCLAKANKQGIIIVNCSQCIKGNVNMEGYATGTSLSQCGVISGQDMTLEAALTKLHYLLSQGLSNEEIKQAFIRSLRGELSA
- the asnS gene encoding asparagine--tRNA ligase; the encoded protein is MSVIAITDVLAGKYPVDEEITVHGWIRTRRDSKAGISFLAIHDGSCFDAIQAIAPNDLDNYQSDVLKLTTGAGVKVTGNLVESPGQGQSFEIQATKVEVLGLVEDPDTYPMAAKRHSIEFLREHAHLRPRTNIGGAVTRVRNTLAQAVHRFLHQKGYFWISTPLITGSDCEGAGEMFRVSTLDMENLPRTDKGDIDYSEDFFGKETFLTVSGQLNVETYCCALSKVYTFGPTFRAENSNTSRHLAEFWMIEPEIAFADLADAADLAEEMLKYVFKAVLEERADDMAFFQQRVDKTVIDRLNSVINSDFVRMDYTDAITILENCGKNFENPVAWGVDLNSEHERYLAEEHVGGPVVLQNYPKDIKSFYMRLNDDGKTVAAMDVLAPGIGEIIGGSQREERLDVLDKRLAEMNLDPVDYGWYRDLRRYGTVPHSGFGLGFERLVAYATGMQNVRDVIPFPRTPNNAAY
- a CDS encoding MBL fold metallo-hydrolase; the protein is MKITTKISLIIGSLILMLSNIALANIKHNKVTSLKVTTLSTMLANQGIGEWGYSALIEVDGKKILFDTGNRPNTVLKNAKDLGIDLSDVEDVILSHNHGDHTGGLLTLRNALKKQNPKALTKVHVGKGIFAQRVGRENNMLKMKHSLEADNVKFFIYENATEIIPGVWLTGNVARKTNEKNWNGKGKVSSAKGDIEDIIQEDLSLAIYTEQGFVLIAGCGHAGIVNTMAHIVNHIHPGKIDAAIGGFHLLNANETQLQWTADKLNHFGLTQMIGAHCTGLNALYSLRAKLNGDRTNFVVGSVGDQFDLESGIKAGYIAR
- the bioA gene encoding adenosylmethionine--8-amino-7-oxononanoate transaminase, yielding MNKNHTDSLAFDREHIWHPYTSMSDPLPSYLVESAHGVNINLATGETLIDGMSSWWSVLHGYNHPVLNQALTAQAQQFSHVMFGGLTHQPAIALAETLINITPKGLDRIFFSDSGSVAVEVAIKMALQYWQSQQRSEKHKLLTVRNGYHGDTFAAMSVCDPVTGMHQIFDNVLMKSVFAPAPRITIDQPWQAHETEQLAQLFEQHHHQLAAFIIEPIVQGTGGMHFYHPEYLKQVRHLCDKYQVLFIADEIATGLGRTGKLFACEWSEISPDIMCLGKTLTGGYLSLAATLCTEHIAKTISDGEASCFMHGPTYMGNPLACAVANASINLLLEQDWQTRVKEIELQLVAELLPLKAHPQVNDARVLGSIGVVETNAAVNVAAIQKRFVELGVWIRPFGKLIYIMPPLIIKPDQLSKLTQAISTVVNEVECFL
- a CDS encoding NAD(P)H nitroreductase, which translates into the protein MNALELLLTRQSCSLLTTPAPSSDQLTTILTAGMRVPDHAALKPYHFTVVENEGLKKLSDIFVQAIADEVSDNTKLEKTANMPFRAPLIIVVSTCYQEHEKVPAHEQLITAGCAVQAMQMAAFALGYGAIWRTGELSLNAKVKQGLNIKVDDDITGFLYLGTPSKQLPTKETKFFQEKVSYF
- the sppA gene encoding signal peptide peptidase SppA, coding for MNEHPSAIRRISKSLFQLLNLSRKIIINLVFFILLFVLLIAIFSEEEQVIVPDRAALVLNISGDIVEQKVEIAPMDAFLNEALDQPNERPEVLLSDITDVIDAAKDDNRIQVLVLKLKDMRRAGLTKLRIIADHLEAFKTSGKKIIAFDDQYLQDQYYLASYADEIWLNPNGWMLLDGYGRYQMYFKSALEKLSVSQHIFRVGTYKSAVEPYMRDDMSPAAKEANLAWLNDLWQQYKADVAQQREFSVDNFDETSTALLEKLEKVDGKIAQYALNNHWVDALKTREQIRSAMIDLVGKDKHNSFNHISFKRYLKSIKPAFPFTDPATDKVAVIVAKGTILDGTQKPGTIGGDSTAKYLRKARLNKQVKAVVLRVDSPGGSAYASDIIRQEVELLKEAGKPVIASMGSVAASGGYWISAAADKIYAAPTTITGSIGIFGFFMTLENSLSQLGIHTDGVGTTDFAGFGLTRPLSKEMADILQLGIERGYQDFIELVAQNRHMSLQQVDAIAQGRVWSGIKAKELGLVDELAGLERAIDDAAAMANLSDYDTLLIEKEFTPQDLFLQNLFGRAVKFFPTDSVHQLNSFEQALVKLKQEYQRVSELNDPQGIYSHCLGCEIN
- a CDS encoding HvfX family Cu-binding RiPP maturation protein, which encodes MTIFSFYYRAMKQLKCLDGVTALLIRLYLAPIFIMAGYSKLQLSAADVSGVSALFAKADVVAWFGNSQWGLGLPFPELLANLAAWTEFFGGWLLLLGLLTRLVSIPLLFTMMVAATTVHIDNGWFAITPTNAEISPAKVFSWLGSDRAEQSLVNSEQASERLARMRDILEENGHTSWLYEKGNIVILNNGIEFAATYFILLLALLLIGAGRFTSLDYYLYTYYLKPKLENNKYL